In Sphingomonas paeninsulae, the following proteins share a genomic window:
- a CDS encoding NAD(P)-dependent alcohol dehydrogenase has product MAGIRETMEAVVTDTFFPEKFADRTETVRTQNNLSPIVEHHGGPTRAYGALRSNGPIHGMNIDRRALMPDDVAIDILYCGVCHSDIHMIRGEWGEQPFPMVPGHEFVGRVSAVGEAVTRFSPGDFAGVGCMVDSCCACDSCKAGLEQYCIKDTTLTYASPDPRGPGQTYGGYAERIVVRDRFVVKIPDGADLASTAPLLCSGITTFSPMQHWRLGSGQRFAVIGLGGLGHMALKLAVHRGAEATVFTTSEDKAKDAYAMGAKDVVVWHPAATDPIPLVGEMTNRFDFMLSTIPFPFDIAPFLQLLRLDGIFVNVGAPGAIAGVSGGALWGKRRSIAGSCIGGMPETQDVVDYCCANGIRPQIEVILPDQIDDAYLRVERKSVRYRFVIDLASHRAG; this is encoded by the coding sequence ATGGCTGGCATCCGCGAAACCATGGAGGCCGTTGTGACCGATACATTCTTCCCGGAGAAATTCGCCGACAGAACGGAAACCGTGCGGACACAGAACAACCTTTCGCCGATCGTCGAGCATCATGGTGGACCGACGCGTGCTTATGGCGCGCTTCGCAGCAACGGGCCGATCCATGGCATGAACATCGACCGCCGCGCGCTCATGCCGGACGATGTCGCCATCGACATCCTCTATTGTGGCGTGTGCCATAGCGATATCCACATGATCCGCGGGGAATGGGGTGAACAGCCGTTTCCAATGGTGCCGGGGCACGAGTTCGTCGGTCGGGTGTCTGCCGTCGGCGAAGCGGTCACCCGGTTCTCGCCAGGAGATTTTGCCGGGGTGGGCTGCATGGTCGACAGCTGCTGCGCTTGCGACAGTTGCAAGGCGGGTCTGGAGCAATATTGCATCAAGGACACCACGCTGACCTATGCCTCGCCCGACCCGCGTGGTCCCGGGCAGACTTACGGCGGCTATGCCGAACGGATCGTGGTGCGCGATCGCTTCGTCGTCAAAATTCCCGATGGTGCGGACTTGGCCTCAACCGCGCCGTTGTTGTGTTCGGGCATCACGACCTTTTCCCCGATGCAGCATTGGCGCCTGGGTTCGGGCCAACGCTTCGCGGTGATCGGGCTCGGTGGGCTGGGGCATATGGCACTGAAGCTCGCGGTCCATCGCGGCGCCGAAGCGACCGTTTTCACGACAAGCGAGGACAAGGCCAAGGATGCCTATGCCATGGGCGCTAAGGATGTCGTCGTGTGGCACCCGGCTGCGACCGACCCGATCCCGCTAGTCGGGGAGATGACGAACCGCTTCGATTTTATGCTGTCGACGATCCCCTTCCCGTTCGACATCGCGCCCTTCCTGCAGCTACTCCGGCTGGACGGCATCTTCGTCAACGTCGGCGCCCCTGGCGCAATTGCCGGCGTCAGCGGCGGCGCCCTGTGGGGTAAGCGTCGCTCGATCGCCGGGTCCTGCATCGGCGGCATGCCCGAGACGCAGGACGTGGTCGATTATTGCTGCGCCAACGGCATCCGGCCGCAGATCGAGGTGATCCTCCCGGATCAGATCGACGACGCGTACCTCCGGGTGGAACGCAAGAGCGTGCGCTATCGCTTCGTCATCGATCTCGCTTCGCATCGCGCTGGATAA
- a CDS encoding chemotaxis protein CheB: MFLEERQNSKGSEGLCGIRAIGGITIAQLPASTEHSYMSVSAIASGCVDYILTPEQIAAQLVRIIGSLDQLADYTKSLRGLGTPRLTSEAVTATLSLAWE; encoded by the coding sequence ATGTTTTTGGAAGAAAGGCAGAACAGCAAGGGGAGTGAAGGTCTGTGCGGCATCCGCGCGATCGGCGGCATAACGATCGCTCAATTGCCCGCGTCGACCGAACATTCCTATATGTCCGTTAGCGCGATTGCGAGCGGTTGCGTGGATTACATTCTCACACCCGAGCAGATCGCCGCACAGCTCGTCAGAATCATTGGTTCGCTGGACCAACTCGCTGATTATACCAAATCCCTGAGGGGGTTAGGCACACCGCGTCTGACCTCAGAGGCGGTGACCGCCACCCTTAGTCTCGCGTGGGAATGA
- the rpiA gene encoding ribose-5-phosphate isomerase RpiA — protein MIESKKPMASLGDTAHRFKQQAGEQAASLVQSGMVIGLGTGSTAIFATRRVAARIHSGDLSGIVAIATSRASETAARCLGIPMLTDDIPREIDLTIDGADEVDPAMNLIKGGGGALLREKIVAQASRREIIVVDAGKLSPRLGTHWLLPVEVLEFGWRSQLRLLESLGAIVTPRIADDNLYRTDQGNIILDSRFGPIPDPTGLAGKLEAHAGLVGHGLFIGLASDVIVAGEAGIRHLHRGVEQAVD, from the coding sequence ATGATCGAAAGCAAAAAGCCAATGGCAAGCCTGGGCGACACCGCGCACCGCTTCAAGCAGCAGGCTGGCGAGCAGGCGGCTTCGCTGGTTCAGTCCGGTATGGTAATCGGCCTTGGCACCGGATCGACAGCGATCTTCGCCACCCGCCGGGTCGCTGCCCGGATCCACAGCGGTGATCTGAGCGGCATTGTCGCCATCGCCACGTCTCGCGCCAGCGAGACTGCCGCGCGATGTTTGGGCATTCCCATGCTGACGGATGATATTCCGCGTGAAATCGACCTTACCATTGATGGCGCCGACGAAGTAGATCCGGCGATGAACCTTATCAAAGGCGGCGGCGGCGCGTTGCTACGTGAGAAGATCGTGGCGCAGGCAAGCCGCCGCGAGATCATCGTGGTGGATGCGGGAAAGCTGTCGCCCCGGCTCGGCACACATTGGCTGCTACCGGTCGAGGTGCTCGAGTTCGGGTGGCGCTCGCAACTGCGGCTTTTGGAAAGCCTCGGCGCGATCGTCACGCCCCGGATCGCTGACGACAACCTCTACCGCACGGATCAGGGCAACATCATCCTCGACAGCCGGTTCGGGCCGATCCCCGACCCCACCGGTCTTGCCGGAAAGTTGGAAGCACACGCCGGGCTCGTCGGGCATGGGCTGTTCATCGGTCTTGCCTCTGATGTGATCGTGGCAGGGGAGGCGGGGATACGTCATCTCCACCGCGGCGTGGAGCAAGCGGTCGATTAG